From a region of the Georgenia yuyongxinii genome:
- a CDS encoding NAD(P)/FAD-dependent oxidoreductase, giving the protein MTGLLIVGASQAGVQLVASLRALGFDEPITLLGEENHRPYQRPALSKDFLQDKVGKESLIFRTQEYWDEHRVDLVKGERIERVHRADDGSGTAHAASGRQFAFDRLALAVGARARRLEIDGSSLDGVLYLRNADDALALKAAMPAASDVVVIGGGFIGLEAARSAQALGKQVIVLEAGPRLVGRAVGEETSEFFLAAHRAAGLDIRLGAQVTRFVGDGADRGTGGGGRLTGVELADGEVLPAQIALVGIGVLPNTELAEQMGLAVDNGIVVDRYARASDGATVAVGDCANLPNPVPGSPAGERLRLESVNNAVEQAKVAAYSLVGRREEYAGIPWFWSNQGDLKLQIAGLSLGHDATVVRRDDARGKFSVLYYRAGRLIAADCVNHPLDFMAVKNALAQGATIPADLAADASVPLKGLARPV; this is encoded by the coding sequence ATGACCGGACTGCTCATCGTCGGCGCCAGCCAGGCCGGGGTCCAGCTCGTCGCGTCGCTGCGGGCGCTCGGCTTCGACGAGCCCATCACGCTCCTCGGCGAGGAGAACCACCGGCCCTACCAGCGCCCAGCCCTGTCCAAGGACTTCCTCCAGGACAAGGTGGGCAAGGAGTCGCTGATCTTCCGCACCCAGGAGTACTGGGACGAGCACCGCGTCGACCTGGTCAAGGGCGAGCGGATCGAGCGGGTCCACCGCGCGGACGACGGCTCCGGCACCGCCCACGCCGCCTCCGGCCGGCAGTTCGCGTTCGACCGGCTCGCGCTCGCCGTCGGCGCCCGCGCCCGGCGCCTGGAGATCGACGGTTCTTCGCTCGACGGCGTGCTCTACCTGCGCAACGCTGACGACGCCCTCGCCCTCAAGGCCGCGATGCCCGCGGCGAGCGACGTCGTCGTCATCGGCGGCGGGTTCATCGGGCTCGAGGCGGCCCGCAGCGCCCAGGCGCTGGGCAAGCAGGTCATCGTGCTGGAGGCCGGGCCGCGCCTGGTCGGCCGGGCGGTGGGGGAGGAGACCTCGGAGTTCTTCCTCGCAGCGCACCGCGCAGCCGGGCTGGACATCCGCCTCGGCGCGCAGGTGACCCGGTTCGTCGGCGACGGCGCCGACCGCGGCACCGGCGGCGGCGGGCGCCTCACCGGGGTCGAGCTCGCCGACGGGGAGGTGCTGCCCGCGCAGATCGCGCTCGTGGGGATCGGCGTCCTGCCCAACACCGAGCTCGCCGAGCAGATGGGCCTGGCCGTCGACAACGGGATCGTCGTGGACCGCTACGCCCGCGCGTCCGACGGCGCCACGGTCGCCGTCGGCGACTGCGCGAACCTGCCCAACCCGGTGCCCGGCTCGCCGGCCGGGGAGCGGCTGCGGCTCGAGAGCGTCAACAACGCCGTCGAGCAGGCCAAGGTGGCGGCGTACTCGCTGGTGGGCCGCCGCGAGGAGTACGCGGGCATCCCCTGGTTCTGGTCGAACCAGGGCGACCTCAAGCTCCAGATCGCCGGGCTGTCCCTCGGGCACGACGCGACCGTGGTGCGCCGCGACGACGCCCGGGGCAAGTTCTCCGTCCTGTACTACCGCGCCGGCCGGCTCATCGCCGCCGACTGCGTCAACCACCCGCTCGACTTCATGGCCGTCAAGAACGCCCTCGCGCAGGGCGCGACGATACCCGCCGATCTCGCCGCCGACGCCTCCGTCCCGCTCAAGGGCCTAGCCCGGCCGGTCTGA
- a CDS encoding HD domain-containing protein: protein MPAPSTTRLPTDLAVDTSPIVLTPPAGTDLDDIWRAVIPETRTRSNDVHLPMSLAYAERLCVVHPEADSLLVRVTILLHDTGWGRVDEGRIFSEGFSGDWRKAQIRFEHERQGCLIAQEVLPPLGYDAEFVERVVTIIDGHDTRPFSKSLEDSLVRDADRLWRFDYAGIAVAASWFRLDPATYADRLETEILPELLTEAGHTIAVAHLARARALLKTDVLR from the coding sequence ATGCCCGCACCGTCCACCACGCGCCTGCCCACCGACCTGGCCGTGGACACCTCGCCCATCGTCCTCACTCCGCCCGCGGGGACCGACCTCGACGACATCTGGCGCGCGGTGATCCCCGAGACCCGGACCCGCAGCAACGACGTGCACCTGCCGATGTCGTTGGCCTACGCGGAGCGGCTGTGCGTGGTGCACCCCGAGGCCGACTCGCTGCTGGTGCGGGTGACGATCCTGCTGCACGACACGGGCTGGGGCCGGGTGGACGAGGGCCGCATCTTCTCGGAGGGGTTCAGCGGGGACTGGCGCAAGGCGCAGATCCGGTTCGAGCACGAGCGCCAGGGCTGCCTCATCGCCCAGGAGGTCCTGCCGCCGCTGGGGTACGACGCGGAGTTCGTCGAGCGGGTGGTCACCATCATCGACGGGCACGACACCCGCCCGTTCTCGAAGTCGCTGGAGGACTCCCTCGTCCGGGACGCCGACCGGCTCTGGCGCTTCGACTACGCCGGCATCGCCGTCGCCGCCAGCTGGTTCCGGCTCGACCCGGCGACCTACGCCGACCGGCTCGAGACGGAGATCCTCCCCGAGCTGCTCACCGAGGCGGGCCACACCATCGCCGTCGCGCACCTGGCCCGCGCCCGGGCGCTGCTCAAGACGGACGTGCTGCGATGA
- a CDS encoding aldehyde dehydrogenase family protein, with protein sequence MSAAPREAALGGGSAAAVLDRATLALPYTREADHFIDGGWVPSTGTARVAVVDPATEEEWGAVPLATGEDVDRAVAAARRALPGWAALAPSERAALMRRAADEIERRAQPLAWTNTRENGSPLAETLGAAANAAGILRYFASLAGHLETPDVRPFPNGAGESVVSWDPVGVCALIAPWNFPINLVVIKLAPALLAGCTVVIKPASPTPLSIRLVIDAVAAAGVPAGVVNLVTGNGAVGDALVRHPQVNKVAFTGSTPVGRRIAAACGELLRPVTLELGGKSAGIVLPDVDMDEMSQVLLRSCLRNTGQTCYISTRLLVPAARYEEVVDAVTATVAAAPLGDPLDERTVFGPVATRAQYDTVLEYLAAGQAEGARATTGGAAADADRGYYVQPTVFADVTADMRIAREEIFGPVLSVLRYDDVEQAVALANDTTFGLGGIVFSADPERAYQVARRVNTGSIGLNFFASNHAAPFGGRGDSGLGVEYGLEGLHAYLSPQSVHRRAR encoded by the coding sequence ATGAGCGCGGCACCCCGCGAGGCGGCCCTGGGCGGCGGGTCCGCCGCCGCGGTGCTCGACCGGGCGACCCTCGCCCTGCCCTACACGCGCGAGGCCGACCACTTCATCGACGGCGGCTGGGTGCCCTCCACCGGCACGGCACGCGTTGCGGTGGTCGACCCGGCCACCGAGGAGGAGTGGGGCGCCGTCCCGCTGGCCACCGGCGAGGACGTCGATCGTGCCGTGGCCGCCGCGCGGCGGGCGCTGCCCGGCTGGGCCGCCCTGGCGCCGTCGGAGCGGGCCGCGCTCATGCGCCGGGCAGCCGACGAGATCGAGCGCCGGGCCCAGCCGCTGGCCTGGACGAACACCCGGGAGAACGGCTCACCACTGGCCGAGACGTTGGGCGCCGCGGCGAACGCCGCGGGGATCCTCCGCTACTTCGCCTCCCTCGCCGGGCACCTGGAGACCCCGGACGTGCGGCCCTTCCCGAACGGGGCGGGGGAGAGCGTGGTCAGCTGGGACCCGGTGGGGGTGTGCGCGCTTATCGCCCCGTGGAACTTCCCCATCAACCTCGTGGTCATCAAGCTCGCGCCGGCGCTGCTGGCGGGCTGCACGGTGGTCATCAAGCCCGCCTCGCCCACGCCCCTGTCGATCCGGCTGGTGATCGACGCCGTCGCCGCCGCGGGAGTGCCCGCGGGCGTGGTCAACCTCGTCACGGGGAACGGCGCGGTGGGTGACGCCCTGGTGCGGCACCCGCAGGTGAACAAGGTCGCCTTCACCGGGTCGACGCCGGTGGGCCGGCGCATCGCCGCCGCGTGCGGGGAGCTCCTCCGGCCGGTGACCCTGGAGCTGGGCGGGAAGTCCGCCGGGATCGTGCTGCCCGACGTGGACATGGACGAGATGTCCCAGGTGCTCCTGCGCTCGTGCCTGCGCAACACCGGCCAGACCTGCTACATCTCCACCCGGCTGCTCGTGCCCGCCGCGCGGTACGAGGAGGTGGTCGACGCCGTCACCGCCACGGTCGCCGCCGCGCCGCTGGGAGACCCGCTCGACGAGCGGACCGTCTTCGGGCCGGTCGCCACCCGGGCGCAGTATGACACGGTGCTGGAGTACCTCGCCGCCGGGCAGGCCGAGGGCGCGCGGGCCACCACCGGTGGCGCCGCGGCCGACGCGGACCGCGGCTACTACGTCCAGCCCACCGTCTTCGCCGACGTCACCGCGGACATGCGGATCGCCCGGGAGGAGATCTTCGGGCCCGTACTCAGCGTGCTGCGCTACGACGATGTCGAGCAGGCCGTGGCGCTCGCGAACGACACCACGTTCGGCCTGGGCGGGATCGTCTTCTCCGCCGATCCCGAGCGGGCCTACCAGGTGGCGCGCCGGGTGAACACCGGCTCGATCGGGCTGAACTTCTTCGCGTCCAACCACGCCGCGCCGTTCGGCGGGCGCGGCGACTCCGGGCTCGGGGTGGAGTACGGGCTCGAGGGCCTGCACGCGTACCTGTCGCCGCAGTCGGTGCACCGGCGGGCGCGGTGA
- a CDS encoding HD domain-containing protein: MTLTERDRALWEWAAGYLHVRDNDAHTLYSYGLATALVARTPSARPEIVLPAILLHDTGWSTVPEEDILEAIAPQARRPELVRAHEIAGARIAREVLSELGHDEADVEEIVEIIDGHDSRAEALSVNDACVKDADKLWRITPHGLATVQRWFGLDADEALRIVSARTHEHLHTEAGRAMAGAMGALASIELTAECAVLRAE, from the coding sequence GTGACACTGACCGAGCGGGACCGGGCGCTGTGGGAGTGGGCGGCCGGGTACCTGCACGTGCGCGACAACGACGCGCACACCCTGTACTCCTACGGCTTGGCGACGGCGCTCGTGGCGCGGACGCCGTCTGCGCGGCCGGAGATCGTGCTGCCCGCGATCCTGCTGCACGACACCGGCTGGTCCACCGTGCCCGAGGAGGACATCCTCGAGGCCATCGCACCGCAGGCGCGGCGGCCCGAGCTCGTGCGCGCACATGAGATCGCCGGGGCACGCATCGCCCGGGAGGTCCTGAGCGAGCTCGGCCACGATGAGGCGGACGTCGAGGAGATTGTCGAGATCATCGACGGCCACGACAGCCGCGCCGAGGCGCTCTCGGTAAACGATGCCTGCGTCAAAGACGCCGACAAGCTGTGGCGGATCACGCCGCACGGGCTGGCGACGGTACAGCGCTGGTTCGGCCTCGACGCCGACGAGGCGCTGCGGATCGTGAGCGCTCGCACCCATGAGCACCTGCACACCGAGGCCGGCCGGGCGATGGCCGGGGCTATGGGCGCACTGGCCTCAATCGAGCTGACCGCTGAGTGTGCGGTACTCCGCGCAGAATGA
- a CDS encoding Z1 domain-containing protein → MTRNANLWTPQSGQKLQDLLGRTNLSRHEQSRVEQETLRILGRCRAPEWDNDGTSAELVVGAVQSGKTLSFTGLIATARDNGFPLVVVLAGTKTNLRDQTYERLVRDLAMDGDGRLPSWYPVNDLRPVNAGEILARAQRWQDERRTRSRVTTVAVVLKNHASLRRARSVLADVLGQVPGAPVLFIDDEADQAGLNVARPGGAESSTYRAIRLLRETAANHSYVLYTATPQAPLLIALEDTLSPRTVSVLTPGEGYVGGADLFDESYAGFVREINDDALDDESISPPESLERAIATYLLAMVVAQLRGRPRPLTMLIHPSSGTDLHRAYDAWVRGIMGRLTVALTDGDEVLRDQVTTEVFSPAYDDLATTGGNVVEGASVSLEELIEMLADDGYLEAVRVRVVNSAQGNEITSSEWTQAPGWIVIGGNKLDRGFTVENLAVTYMPRGPGVRNADTVQQRGRFFGYKRSYLDLLRAWMNPDTADVFRKYVRHENAMRGALSELDTNGRELSTWRRTILLDSSLNPTRRAVISLDVDDFRLSGWVLTQTHVYGEPTGPTAEGRSRLDGLRASATDDPRDHRTHARNTVVRSTWGEVAEVLADWRAAADEKNVLYSSLLALGSVEGEIPVDVVFMNGGATRDRGPSVASRPVLAGAGWDLNLIDDVEALEVGNLMQGPDPADGSTYRGDRGFAAGDTVTVQVHELAVEVGPGTRSRATSVAIHIPTDLSDRVILQAELAG, encoded by the coding sequence ATGACCAGAAATGCGAACCTGTGGACGCCTCAATCGGGGCAGAAGTTGCAGGACCTGCTCGGCCGCACGAACTTGAGCCGGCACGAGCAGTCACGCGTCGAGCAGGAGACCCTCCGTATACTCGGACGCTGCCGCGCGCCGGAGTGGGACAACGATGGCACCTCGGCTGAACTGGTGGTGGGTGCCGTACAGAGCGGCAAGACCCTCTCCTTCACCGGTCTTATCGCCACTGCCCGCGACAACGGTTTCCCGCTCGTCGTCGTGCTTGCAGGGACAAAGACCAACCTGCGTGATCAAACCTACGAGCGGCTGGTCAGGGACCTTGCCATGGACGGTGACGGCCGCCTCCCGAGTTGGTATCCGGTCAATGACCTGCGGCCGGTGAACGCAGGGGAGATCCTCGCGCGAGCTCAGCGGTGGCAGGACGAACGCAGGACGAGGAGCCGGGTCACGACCGTCGCCGTCGTCCTCAAGAACCACGCAAGCCTTCGACGTGCCCGATCTGTGCTGGCAGATGTCCTCGGTCAGGTCCCGGGCGCGCCAGTCCTGTTCATCGACGACGAAGCAGACCAGGCTGGCCTCAACGTCGCGAGGCCAGGCGGCGCAGAGAGCTCGACATATCGCGCGATCCGTCTTCTCCGGGAGACCGCAGCGAACCACTCGTACGTCCTGTATACGGCGACACCGCAGGCTCCGCTCCTGATCGCTCTTGAGGACACCCTTTCGCCGCGGACGGTCTCTGTCCTAACCCCCGGCGAGGGTTACGTCGGAGGTGCGGACCTGTTCGACGAGTCCTACGCCGGGTTTGTGCGAGAGATCAACGACGACGCTCTCGATGACGAGTCGATCAGTCCGCCCGAGTCGCTCGAGCGCGCGATCGCGACCTACCTCCTCGCGATGGTTGTCGCGCAGCTCCGAGGAAGACCCCGACCTCTCACGATGCTGATCCACCCGTCCTCAGGGACCGACCTGCACCGCGCCTACGACGCATGGGTGCGAGGCATCATGGGCCGGCTGACTGTCGCGCTCACCGATGGTGACGAGGTGCTCAGGGATCAGGTCACAACCGAAGTGTTCTCTCCTGCATACGACGACCTCGCAACCACCGGCGGCAATGTCGTCGAGGGTGCGTCAGTCTCGCTCGAAGAGCTCATCGAGATGCTTGCCGACGATGGGTATCTCGAAGCGGTCAGAGTTCGCGTGGTCAACAGTGCCCAGGGCAACGAGATCACCTCGAGCGAGTGGACGCAGGCGCCCGGATGGATCGTCATCGGGGGCAACAAGCTTGACCGTGGCTTCACCGTGGAAAATCTGGCGGTGACGTACATGCCGAGGGGGCCAGGCGTCCGCAACGCTGACACAGTCCAGCAGCGCGGACGCTTCTTCGGGTACAAGCGGTCGTACCTAGACCTGCTGCGCGCCTGGATGAACCCGGATACGGCGGACGTGTTCCGAAAGTACGTCAGACACGAGAACGCGATGAGGGGCGCTCTGTCTGAGCTCGACACCAACGGGCGAGAGCTGTCGACGTGGCGACGGACGATCCTGCTCGACTCGAGCCTGAACCCGACGCGCCGTGCGGTGATCAGTCTGGACGTCGACGACTTTAGGCTAAGCGGATGGGTGCTCACGCAGACCCATGTCTACGGTGAGCCGACCGGTCCTACCGCCGAAGGTAGGTCTCGCCTTGACGGGCTTCGCGCCTCAGCGACAGATGACCCTCGGGATCACCGCACACATGCCCGCAACACGGTTGTCCGAAGCACGTGGGGCGAAGTGGCCGAAGTCCTCGCAGACTGGCGTGCGGCAGCGGATGAGAAGAACGTCCTCTACTCGAGCCTCCTCGCGCTCGGCAGCGTCGAGGGGGAGATCCCGGTTGACGTCGTTTTCATGAACGGCGGAGCCACTCGCGATCGTGGTCCGTCAGTCGCCTCTCGTCCGGTGCTCGCGGGTGCAGGTTGGGACTTGAACCTGATTGACGACGTCGAAGCGCTCGAGGTCGGGAACTTGATGCAGGGTCCTGACCCGGCTGACGGAAGCACCTACCGGGGCGACCGGGGTTTCGCGGCGGGCGACACTGTCACGGTCCAGGTGCATGAGCTCGCCGTAGAGGTTGGCCCGGGCACCCGATCTCGTGCGACCTCCGTGGCGATCCACATCCCGACAGATCTCAGCGACAGGGTGATTCTTCAGGCAGAGCTAGCCGGGTAA
- a CDS encoding ATP-binding protein produces MSLQVEQVKQVEVRPGVGMLALFPSMNYRAWYAIGEFVDNSLQSWRANQDRLALAGGGVARLNIDIEIDRSGGRISVADNAAGIYTEDIGRAFTPAAPPADASGLSQFGIGMKSAASWYAKHFVVTTTALGEDVRREVTFDIPTIVEEKSDHIAVVTTPARAEEHGTTLVLTDLNQPAPTGRTLGKIRDYLSSIYRRFIADERVEIVVAGRKLTYSAPEFLVAPRWSTPDAPPEMWRKDVSIVLDSGRMIMGWAGLFAKGDTAAAGFALLYRDKVVQGAGGAARDSDGYKPARVFGRGNSFESQRLVGELDVSQVKVTHTKDSLVWHDEEEDEFLEKLGQALDAEPLPLLKMARNHRTTERGRGIQSTVRGIVEQVVQAVVQPIPEAADPGDETETIGAAPASPPVAESVMLGDTEWEVLGERLTISVIDNPADKNHWIRVLQEDSAWTVTVNRSHTFTQSFAYLPGMDLEPVLRLAVAIALAQIKAERSGAREPRYLIAELNRILTGPLAKRATA; encoded by the coding sequence ATGAGTCTGCAGGTCGAACAGGTCAAACAGGTCGAAGTACGGCCCGGTGTCGGAATGCTCGCGTTGTTCCCCTCGATGAACTACAGGGCTTGGTACGCTATCGGCGAGTTCGTCGACAACTCCCTGCAGTCCTGGCGCGCAAACCAGGATCGCCTCGCCCTTGCGGGCGGCGGAGTAGCCAGGCTCAACATCGACATCGAGATCGACCGCTCGGGCGGACGAATCTCGGTCGCCGACAACGCCGCGGGTATCTACACCGAGGACATCGGTCGCGCATTCACGCCGGCTGCCCCGCCAGCCGACGCGTCTGGGCTCTCACAGTTCGGCATTGGTATGAAGAGCGCCGCGAGCTGGTACGCCAAGCACTTCGTCGTGACCACGACAGCGCTCGGAGAGGATGTCCGCCGTGAGGTCACGTTCGACATCCCGACCATCGTCGAGGAGAAGTCAGATCACATCGCTGTCGTGACGACACCGGCACGGGCAGAGGAGCACGGGACGACGCTCGTCCTCACAGACCTCAACCAGCCAGCACCCACCGGGCGCACGCTCGGCAAGATCCGTGACTACCTTTCGTCGATTTACCGGAGGTTCATTGCCGACGAGCGGGTGGAGATCGTCGTCGCTGGACGTAAGCTCACCTACTCGGCCCCTGAGTTCCTGGTCGCCCCGCGATGGAGCACGCCCGACGCCCCGCCAGAGATGTGGAGGAAAGACGTCTCGATCGTGCTCGACTCGGGCCGGATGATCATGGGCTGGGCCGGGCTCTTCGCCAAGGGCGACACCGCTGCAGCCGGTTTCGCTCTCTTGTACCGAGACAAGGTCGTACAGGGTGCAGGAGGTGCGGCGCGAGACAGCGACGGGTACAAGCCGGCTCGGGTCTTTGGGCGTGGCAACTCCTTCGAGTCCCAGCGGCTCGTCGGAGAGCTCGACGTCTCGCAGGTCAAAGTGACCCATACAAAAGACTCCCTCGTCTGGCATGACGAAGAAGAGGACGAGTTCCTGGAGAAGCTCGGGCAGGCGCTCGACGCGGAACCGCTGCCGCTGCTCAAGATGGCGCGCAACCACCGAACGACCGAGCGCGGACGCGGCATCCAGAGCACTGTGCGTGGAATTGTGGAGCAGGTCGTCCAGGCGGTCGTCCAGCCGATCCCCGAGGCGGCTGATCCCGGGGATGAGACTGAGACGATCGGTGCGGCCCCGGCGTCGCCACCAGTTGCAGAGTCGGTGATGCTTGGCGACACCGAGTGGGAAGTCCTGGGCGAACGTCTGACCATCAGTGTCATCGACAACCCAGCGGACAAGAACCATTGGATACGGGTCCTCCAGGAGGACTCAGCGTGGACGGTCACGGTCAACCGGTCCCACACTTTTACGCAGTCATTCGCCTACCTGCCGGGCATGGACCTGGAGCCCGTGCTCCGGCTCGCTGTCGCTATCGCTCTGGCCCAGATCAAGGCGGAACGCAGTGGAGCGCGAGAACCGCGCTACCTGATCGCGGAGCTCAACCGAATTCTCACCGGCCCGCTCGCGAAGAGGGCGACGGCATGA
- a CDS encoding very short patch repair endonuclease, with protein MSTAKRRDTAAEMALRRELHSRGLRYRVAYPIPGQRRRTIDIAFTKARVAVFVDGCFWHGCPNHGTRPRSNSEWWESKLSANHARDRDTDRLLGELAWTVVRVWEHESPDSAADRVEAAIR; from the coding sequence ATGAGCACTGCCAAGCGGCGTGACACCGCTGCCGAGATGGCGCTGCGCCGAGAGCTCCACTCCCGCGGCCTGCGGTACCGGGTGGCCTACCCGATCCCGGGCCAGCGCCGGCGGACGATCGACATCGCGTTCACGAAGGCAAGAGTGGCGGTTTTCGTCGACGGATGTTTCTGGCACGGCTGCCCAAACCACGGCACTCGGCCGCGATCGAATAGCGAGTGGTGGGAGTCTAAGCTCTCGGCAAACCACGCTCGCGACCGAGACACCGACCGACTGCTCGGCGAGCTCGCCTGGACCGTTGTGCGCGTCTGGGAGCACGAGTCGCCTGACTCCGCGGCGGATCGAGTTGAGGCTGCCATTCGCTGA
- a CDS encoding DNA cytosine methyltransferase: MSTTTSAPFRYIDLFAGIGGFAAALEAFGGECVYSVEIDEAAAKVYERNWGHFPLGDITRDANDVAMSVPAHDVLAAGFPCQPFSKSGAQRGMEETRGTLYWNILKIIQAHHPTVVMLENVRNLAGPRHKHEWDVIIQTLRDEGYRVSDTPAVFSPHLLPLERGGRPQVRERVFITATYDPDGVLDGVVAKPPLANFSLRGGEEWDLATDLPLTEGAVRGTELSGDEIAWIDAWDDFVTTMWPLVRRANTNTARDATLPGFPIWVDRWIKIDELEAWAVGVARMPYRRQLELPENWEDVPAWKQTFLVKNAHFYTQYKAQLDKWLSRHDVASFPPSRRKLEWQAQQTPTLWECVLQLRPSGIRAKRPTHLPALVAITQTSIIGKYRRRLSTKEAARLQGFPDNFDFGPQTDAATYKQLGNGVNIGAVWNMLRAHAERDRAILQTTDKGRDLLKAILDDAPKSPDDRLERVVAEGQSRFAESMLSIAV; the protein is encoded by the coding sequence ATGAGTACGACGACGAGCGCGCCGTTCAGGTACATCGACCTGTTCGCCGGCATCGGCGGGTTCGCTGCCGCCCTTGAGGCTTTCGGCGGCGAGTGCGTCTACTCGGTCGAGATCGACGAGGCCGCAGCGAAGGTCTACGAGCGCAACTGGGGTCACTTCCCGCTTGGCGACATCACCCGCGACGCGAACGACGTTGCGATGAGTGTGCCAGCCCACGACGTCCTCGCGGCCGGGTTCCCGTGCCAGCCGTTCTCGAAGTCCGGCGCCCAACGTGGCATGGAGGAGACGCGCGGCACGCTCTACTGGAACATCCTGAAGATCATCCAGGCGCACCACCCGACGGTCGTGATGCTCGAGAATGTGCGCAACCTTGCTGGCCCGCGCCACAAGCATGAGTGGGATGTCATCATCCAGACCCTCCGCGACGAGGGATACCGGGTCTCCGACACCCCGGCAGTGTTCTCCCCGCACCTCCTCCCGCTCGAGCGCGGCGGCCGCCCACAGGTGCGGGAGCGAGTGTTCATCACTGCGACCTATGACCCCGATGGCGTGCTCGACGGAGTCGTAGCCAAGCCGCCACTAGCGAACTTCTCGCTGCGCGGCGGTGAAGAGTGGGATCTGGCCACCGACCTTCCCCTTACTGAAGGTGCAGTGCGCGGGACGGAGCTCTCAGGTGACGAGATCGCGTGGATCGACGCGTGGGACGACTTCGTGACGACGATGTGGCCTCTGGTGCGCCGCGCGAACACCAACACCGCCCGGGACGCGACCCTGCCGGGGTTCCCGATCTGGGTCGACCGGTGGATCAAAATCGACGAGCTCGAGGCCTGGGCTGTAGGCGTCGCGCGGATGCCCTATCGGCGTCAGCTCGAACTTCCGGAGAACTGGGAGGACGTGCCGGCCTGGAAGCAGACCTTCCTTGTGAAGAACGCCCACTTCTACACGCAGTACAAGGCGCAACTCGACAAGTGGCTGTCACGCCACGACGTCGCATCCTTCCCCCCCTCGCGCCGCAAGCTCGAATGGCAGGCCCAGCAGACTCCGACCTTGTGGGAGTGTGTGCTTCAGCTTCGCCCGTCCGGCATCCGCGCGAAGCGCCCCACACATCTGCCCGCGCTCGTGGCGATCACACAGACCTCGATCATCGGGAAGTACCGCCGGCGGCTGTCCACTAAAGAAGCTGCCCGCTTGCAGGGCTTTCCCGACAACTTCGACTTCGGCCCTCAGACCGACGCTGCCACCTACAAGCAGCTGGGCAACGGAGTGAATATTGGCGCGGTATGGAACATGCTGCGCGCGCATGCCGAGCGCGACCGGGCGATCCTGCAGACAACCGATAAGGGCCGCGACCTGCTCAAAGCGATCCTCGACGACGCACCTAAGAGCCCAGACGACCGCCTGGAGCGCGTCGTGGCGGAGGGGCAGAGCCGTTTCGCGGAGTCGATGCTGTCGATCGCTGTGTGA